In Deltaproteobacteria bacterium, the sequence GATGACGAGGGACTTCTACCACAAGGACCTGAGGAGCCTGGAAGAGGGGCTCTACGAGCTCGGCGCCATGGCCGAGGAGGCGGTGCAGGCATCCATCGAGGCGCTCAAGGCCCGCGACTTCAAGGCCTCCGAGGAGATCATCAAAAACGACCTCGTCATAAACAAGAAACGCTTCGACATGGAGGAGCAGTGCCTGCTGCTCATCGCCACCCAGCAGCCCATGGCCGTGGACCTGCGCACCATAGCGGCCATACTCCACATAACCTCCGAGCTCGAGCGCATAGCCGACTATGCCGAGGGCATAGCGCGGATAAACCTCCTCATCGGCGACAGGCCCCTCGTAAAGCCCCTCATAGACATTCCGCGCATGGCCGCCAAGGCCGTGGAGATGCTCGAGAAGAGCCTTGCGGCCTTCAAGGCCCGCGACGCCTCGTCGGCCAGGGCCCTCTGCGACGAGGACGACGAGGTCGACGCCCTCTACGACCAGGTCTACCGCGAGCTGCTGCTCCTGATGATAGAGAACCCCAAGTCCATCGAGGGGGCCACCTACCTCATCTGGGCGGCCCACAACATCGAGAGGATAGCCGACAGGGTGACCAACATCGCCGAGCGCGTCGTCTTCATGGTCACGGGCCGCCTGGAGGAGATAAACGTCTCCAAGTACTGAGTCCGATTACCGGCGGAGAGGGCCACAGCCCCGCCTTTCCCCAGACCCCCTGCAAAGTGTTTTGATGCCGTCGGCGCAATAAAGCGGTCCCCGTGAGATCCGGCCCTGTGAAGGGGACGCCGGGCTCTTCCCCGGCGGGAAGCCCTTTGAGAAAGGGCCGCCTCCTGCCGGTCTCAATCGAAGAGTCCTTTCTGGACGGGGCGTCT encodes:
- the phoU gene encoding phosphate signaling complex protein PhoU, producing the protein MTRDFYHKDLRSLEEGLYELGAMAEEAVQASIEALKARDFKASEEIIKNDLVINKKRFDMEEQCLLLIATQQPMAVDLRTIAAILHITSELERIADYAEGIARINLLIGDRPLVKPLIDIPRMAAKAVEMLEKSLAAFKARDASSARALCDEDDEVDALYDQVYRELLLLMIENPKSIEGATYLIWAAHNIERIADRVTNIAERVVFMVTGRLEEINVSKY